One region of Cinclus cinclus chromosome 25, bCinCin1.1, whole genome shotgun sequence genomic DNA includes:
- the TMEM218 gene encoding transmembrane protein 218, with amino-acid sequence MAGALGVGPGVLALLVLWAMALLLGLALVRAGRARVAAVPVALGAAALTAALLLFPREGESPAPAGAEEIVDTFLIGRFILLAVMSLVFLGCLFLFLIYHLMEPVYAKPLHSS; translated from the exons ATGGCGGGCGCGCTGGGCGTGGGGCCGGGGGTGCTGGCGCTGCTGGTGCTCTGGGCCATGGCGCTGCTGCTCGGGCTGGCGCTGGTGCGCGCCGGCCGCGCCCG GGTCGCCGCGGTGCCGGTGGCGCTCGGAGCCGCCGCGCTCACGGCCGCGCTGCTGCTCTTCCCCCGGGAGGGCGAGAGTCCGGCCCCAGCCGGCGCTGAGGAG ATTGTGGACACCTTCCTCATCGGCCGCTTCATCCTCCTGGCTGTGATGAGCCTGGTCTTCCTCGGGtgcctgttcctgttcctgatTTACCACCTCATGGAGCCTGTGTATGCCAAGCCACTCCACAGCAGCTAG